A single region of the Bradysia coprophila strain Holo2 unplaced genomic scaffold, BU_Bcop_v1 contig_235, whole genome shotgun sequence genome encodes:
- the LOC119077333 gene encoding gustatory receptor for sugar taste 43a-like isoform X1 — MEINEASLPVFYVSRIFGYAPYRIERTVSGKFKGVLRSIPIRIYSVVLLSTLALLCAYGMYCDVVATVTLRMKSTTARIATVFDVNIIGVSCLFGVLSGTVGFDQMLEINRRLKEVDEILLIYIDRDKESRRRALKLLLPIYTAILSLLALDVFGWYRQALKIKETDPLAVNVVNNLYWYAPFYTLYIFLLTLQIQFTHLSWSLGTRYQRLNLALKYTFYRERSFLHQKNVAFGITSTNEFPKIEKAINNAPRRDRAAYLHNIYLKNFAYVHETLGKTVISISSYFGITLLMLLSSCLLHLTVTAYFLILSLLDQNALDPFHISLQAVWLVFHTFRLLLIVEPCNMTSAESSHTTHLVCNILRDRPKSAILESFWQQLIAKETYFTAHGICRIDRSILTTVLWSITTYLVILLQFEKIYG; from the exons ATGGAAATCAACGAAGCATCCCTACCTGTGTTTTATGTTAGCCGAATATTTGGATATGCACCCTATCGAATTGAACGGACTGTTTCGGGGAAGTTTAAAGGGGTTCTGAGGAGTATTCCAATCAGAATCTACAGTGTTGTTTTGCTCAGTACATTAG CTCTTTTGTGTGCATATGGAATGTATTGCGACGTTGTAGCTACGGTGACTTTAAG AATGAAATCAACTACAGCGAGAATTGCTACCGTCTTCGATGTGAACATTATTGGGGTCTCGTGTCTATTTGGGGTTTTATCAGGTACGGTTGGCTTCGATCAAATGCTGGAAATAAATCGTCGACTTAAAGAG GTAGACgagattttattgatttatattGACCGGGACAAGGAATCGAGACGTAGAGCACTTAAATTGCTTCTTCCCATTTATACAGCGATACTATCACTGTTAG CTTTAGATGTGTTCGGTTGGTACAGACAAGCtctgaaaattaaagaaactgATCCCTTAGCAG TCAATGTTGTAAATAACTTGTATTGGTATGCACCATTCTACACACTGTACATCTTTCTGCTGACAttgcaaattcaatttaccCACTTATCATGGAGTCTGGGAACAAGATACCAACGTTTGAATTTGGCTTTGAAGTACACGTTTTATAGAG AGAGATCATTTTTACATCAGAAGAATGTAGCTTTCGGTATCACGTCAACTAATGAATTtcccaaaattgaaaaagccATCAACAATGCACCTCGTCGTG ATCGGGCTGCTTATCTGCACAACATTTACTTGAAGAACTTTGCTTACGTTCACGAAACATTGGGAAAAACAGTCATTTCTATTTCAAG CTACTTCGGCATCACCCTGTTGATGCTGCTGTCGTCCTGCCTTCTACATTTGACAGTGACCGCATACTTTCTGATACTGTCGTTACTGGATCAGAATGCATTg GATCCATTTCATATATCGTTGCAAGCTGTATGGCTGGTATTTCACACTTTTCGGTTATTGTTAATTGTTGAGCCCTGTAACATGACGTCTGCAGAG tCTAGCCACACTACCCATCTCGTCTGCAATATATTAAGGGACAGACCAAAATCAGCCATT cTAGAGTCTTTTTGGCAACAGTTGATAGCAAAGGAAACATACTTTACTGCGCATGGCATCTGTAGGATTGATCGCAGTATTTTAACAACG GTACTGTGGTCTATAACGACATATCTGGTCATACTATTACAGTTTGAAAAGATCTACGGATAG
- the LOC119077333 gene encoding gustatory receptor for sugar taste 43a-like isoform X2: MEINEASLPVFYVSRIFGYAPYRIERTVSGKFKGVLRSIPIRIYSVVLLSTLALLCAYGMYCDVVATVTLRMKSTTARIATVFDVNIIGVSCLFGVLSGTVGFDQMLEINRRLKEVDEILLIYIDRDKESRRRALKLLLPIYTAILSLLALDVFGWYRQALKIKETDPLAERSFLHQKNVAFGITSTNEFPKIEKAINNAPRRDRAAYLHNIYLKNFAYVHETLGKTVISISSYFGITLLMLLSSCLLHLTVTAYFLILSLLDQNALDPFHISLQAVWLVFHTFRLLLIVEPCNMTSAESSHTTHLVCNILRDRPKSAILESFWQQLIAKETYFTAHGICRIDRSILTTVLWSITTYLVILLQFEKIYG, translated from the exons ATGGAAATCAACGAAGCATCCCTACCTGTGTTTTATGTTAGCCGAATATTTGGATATGCACCCTATCGAATTGAACGGACTGTTTCGGGGAAGTTTAAAGGGGTTCTGAGGAGTATTCCAATCAGAATCTACAGTGTTGTTTTGCTCAGTACATTAG CTCTTTTGTGTGCATATGGAATGTATTGCGACGTTGTAGCTACGGTGACTTTAAG AATGAAATCAACTACAGCGAGAATTGCTACCGTCTTCGATGTGAACATTATTGGGGTCTCGTGTCTATTTGGGGTTTTATCAGGTACGGTTGGCTTCGATCAAATGCTGGAAATAAATCGTCGACTTAAAGAG GTAGACgagattttattgatttatattGACCGGGACAAGGAATCGAGACGTAGAGCACTTAAATTGCTTCTTCCCATTTATACAGCGATACTATCACTGTTAG CTTTAGATGTGTTCGGTTGGTACAGACAAGCtctgaaaattaaagaaactgATCCCTTAGCAG AGAGATCATTTTTACATCAGAAGAATGTAGCTTTCGGTATCACGTCAACTAATGAATTtcccaaaattgaaaaagccATCAACAATGCACCTCGTCGTG ATCGGGCTGCTTATCTGCACAACATTTACTTGAAGAACTTTGCTTACGTTCACGAAACATTGGGAAAAACAGTCATTTCTATTTCAAG CTACTTCGGCATCACCCTGTTGATGCTGCTGTCGTCCTGCCTTCTACATTTGACAGTGACCGCATACTTTCTGATACTGTCGTTACTGGATCAGAATGCATTg GATCCATTTCATATATCGTTGCAAGCTGTATGGCTGGTATTTCACACTTTTCGGTTATTGTTAATTGTTGAGCCCTGTAACATGACGTCTGCAGAG tCTAGCCACACTACCCATCTCGTCTGCAATATATTAAGGGACAGACCAAAATCAGCCATT cTAGAGTCTTTTTGGCAACAGTTGATAGCAAAGGAAACATACTTTACTGCGCATGGCATCTGTAGGATTGATCGCAGTATTTTAACAACG GTACTGTGGTCTATAACGACATATCTGGTCATACTATTACAGTTTGAAAAGATCTACGGATAG
- the LOC119077346 gene encoding uncharacterized protein LOC119077346, translating to MISTRFIVTVITVTIWIGTANGEGCRIRRANPEEFADAFGQPAAKTHAGRCIYDCMLRLTEVLKGGGLVDVDKVVKKLRAITSQDKLSSEQINKIENAIKRCTNHRHLSEDKCETAGIFVLCGSEEVAKEGLPPRTLVNALLAIYFDLPQRITDEPSPYGKGTFLFPALWDKISEFVNSFSTE from the exons ATGATATCTACACGTTTTATAGTAACTGTGATTACTGTGACCATTTGGATCGGAACGGCTAAT GGCGAAGGTTGTCGCATTCGACGAGCTAATCCGGAAGAATTTGCTGACGCGTTTGGTCAACCAGCAGCAAAGACACATGCTGGAAGATGTATCTATGACTGTATGTTACGTTTGACTGAAGTG TTAAAGGGAGGCGGTCTCGTTGACGTCGATAAAGTGGTGAAAAAGTTACGAGCAATTACATCGCAG GATAAATTGTCGTCAGAGCAAATTAACAAGATAGAGAATGCCATCAAGAGATGCACGAATCATAGGCATTTAAGTGAAGACAA ATGTGAAACTGCTGGAATTTTTGTACTTTGTGGCTCGGAGGAGGTGGCAAAGGAAGGATTGCCACCAAGGACTCTAGTTAATGCTCTGCTAGCCATTTATTTCGACTTACCACAGCGGATAACCGACGAGCCATCACCGTATGGGAAAGGTACATTCCTATTTCCAGCGTTGTGGGACAAGATAAGCGAATTCGTGAATAGTTTTTCAACGGAATGA